From Streptomyces sp. HUAS MG91, the proteins below share one genomic window:
- a CDS encoding RDD family protein, whose amino-acid sequence MDNREAMGSWLSGPREALENAGADFGYRGEQLGLPESGPGSVARPGRRIGALVVDWALCMLIAYGLVTHGYNQATGNWALLIFFALGVLTVGTIGCTPGKRLFGLRVVSEAGGRLGIGRVVVRTVLLCVAIPALIWDRDGRGLHDRLAKSVEVRI is encoded by the coding sequence GTGGACAACAGGGAAGCAATGGGTTCGTGGCTGTCGGGGCCGCGTGAGGCCTTGGAGAACGCGGGAGCGGACTTCGGTTACCGCGGTGAACAGCTCGGGCTCCCGGAGTCCGGGCCCGGCTCCGTCGCCCGGCCCGGGCGGCGTATCGGGGCGCTCGTCGTCGACTGGGCGCTGTGCATGCTGATCGCATACGGCCTGGTCACGCACGGCTACAACCAGGCTACGGGGAACTGGGCACTGCTCATCTTCTTCGCGCTCGGGGTACTCACCGTCGGGACCATCGGGTGCACGCCGGGCAAGCGGCTGTTCGGGTTGCGGGTCGTCTCCGAGGCGGGCGGGCGGCTCGGGATCGGCCGGGTCGTCGTTCGGACCGTGCTGCTCTGTGTCGCCATCCCCGCGCTGATCTGGGACCGGGACGGTCGCGGGCTGCACGATCGGCTCGCCAAGTCCGTCGAGGTCCGTATCTGA
- the glnA gene encoding type I glutamate--ammonia ligase, which yields MFQNADDAKKFIADEDVKFVDVRFCDLPGVMQHFTIPAAAFDPTEELAFDGSSIRGFQAIHESDMALRADLTTARVDPFRRDKTVNINFFIHDPITGEQYSRDPRNVAKKAEAYLASTGIADTAYFGPEAEFYVFDSVRFETSANRSLYEIDSEAGAWNTGAVENNRGYKVRYKGGYFPAPPVDHFADLRAEISLELDRQGLQVERQHHEVGTAGQAEINYKFNTLLAAADDLMLFKYIVKNVAWRNGKTATFMPKPIFGDNGSGMHVHQSLWSGGDPLFYDEQGYAGLSDTARYYIGGILKHAPSLLAFTNPTVNSYHRLVPGFEAPVNLVYSQRNRSAAMRIPITGSNPKAKRVEFRAPDPSSNPYLAFSALLLAGLDGVKNKIEPAEPIDKDLYELAPEEHAGVPQVPTSLPAVLDALEADNEYLQAGGVFTSDLIETWIDYKRTNEIAPIQLRPHPHEFELYFDI from the coding sequence ATGTTCCAGAACGCCGATGACGCCAAGAAGTTCATCGCTGACGAGGACGTCAAGTTCGTCGATGTCCGCTTCTGCGACCTGCCCGGTGTGATGCAGCACTTCACGATCCCGGCGGCGGCGTTCGACCCGACGGAGGAGCTCGCCTTCGACGGCTCGTCGATCCGCGGTTTCCAGGCGATCCACGAGTCGGACATGGCGCTGCGCGCGGACCTCACCACCGCCCGCGTGGACCCCTTCCGCCGCGACAAGACCGTCAACATCAACTTCTTCATCCACGACCCGATCACGGGCGAGCAGTACTCCCGCGACCCGCGCAACGTGGCGAAGAAGGCCGAGGCCTACCTCGCCTCCACCGGCATCGCCGACACCGCGTACTTCGGCCCCGAGGCCGAGTTCTACGTCTTCGACTCGGTGCGCTTCGAGACCTCCGCGAACCGCTCGCTGTACGAGATCGACTCCGAGGCCGGCGCCTGGAACACCGGCGCGGTCGAGAACAACCGCGGTTACAAGGTCCGCTACAAGGGCGGCTACTTCCCGGCCCCGCCGGTCGACCACTTCGCCGACCTGCGTGCCGAGATCTCCCTGGAGCTGGACCGCCAGGGTCTCCAGGTCGAGCGCCAGCACCACGAGGTGGGCACCGCGGGCCAGGCCGAGATCAACTACAAGTTCAACACGCTGCTCGCCGCGGCCGACGACCTGATGCTCTTCAAGTACATCGTGAAGAACGTCGCCTGGCGCAACGGCAAGACCGCGACCTTCATGCCGAAGCCGATCTTCGGTGACAACGGCTCGGGCATGCACGTCCACCAGTCGCTGTGGTCCGGTGGCGACCCGCTCTTCTACGACGAGCAGGGCTACGCGGGCCTCTCGGACACCGCCCGCTACTACATCGGCGGCATCCTCAAGCACGCCCCGTCCCTCCTCGCCTTCACGAACCCGACGGTGAACTCGTACCACCGCCTGGTCCCCGGCTTCGAGGCCCCGGTCAACCTGGTCTACTCGCAGCGCAACCGTTCCGCCGCGATGCGCATCCCGATCACGGGCTCGAACCCGAAGGCCAAGCGCGTCGAGTTCCGCGCCCCGGACCCGTCCTCGAACCCGTACCTGGCGTTCTCGGCGCTGCTCCTCGCGGGCCTCGACGGCGTCAAGAACAAGATCGAGCCGGCCGAGCCGATCGACAAGGACCTCTACGAGCTGGCCCCCGAGGAGCACGCGGGCGTCCCCCAGGTCCCGACCTCCCTCCCGGCCGTCCTCGACGCCCTGGAGGCGGACAACGAGTACCTCCAGGCCGGCGGCGTCTTCACGTCCGACCTGATCGAGACCTGGATCGACTACAAGCGCACGAACGAAATCGCCCCGATCCAGCTCCGCCCGCACCCGCACGAGTTCGAGCTGTACTTCGACATCTAA
- a CDS encoding MFS transporter, whose protein sequence is MSTTARAAEPAAPALEAAPQHLTGRLKLVLAVLLVAQFMLAVDFSILNVALPAIGDGLGFSLADLQWIATAFALSAAGFTLFFGRIGDLVGRKKIFIGSLALLGISSLAGGLAQSPEALLAARVAQGLATAAATPAGLSLLTTSFAEGPLRQKALGVNGALMSAGFTTGAVLGGVLTDLLSWRWAFFINVPVALAVVLIAPTVIKESRPAARPRLDLPGALTVTLGLLGLVYGLTQAGEYGWTHPRALVGLGAGAVFLVAFFLVERKVAEPLVPLRTLGRPTVAWGNALGLLAFVTETSLVYLLTLYLQKTLGFSPLAAGISFGVLGIGTVVGGLAAPKVIARTSTLTALVAGGVVQTVFTAALLFLGATTGGSLALLLPATFFGGIGNMLVIVGFMVTATSGLPDAEQGLATGLASMSQQVGITLGTPVMSAVVTASTAGVATASAVHHGVTVAIAVNAALVLLGVALAALFLRPRTGTSSDRLRA, encoded by the coding sequence ATGTCCACAACCGCACGTGCGGCGGAGCCGGCCGCTCCCGCTCTCGAAGCCGCTCCCCAACACCTCACCGGACGACTGAAGTTGGTCCTCGCGGTGCTTCTGGTCGCGCAGTTCATGCTCGCCGTGGACTTCTCGATCCTGAACGTGGCGCTGCCCGCGATCGGCGACGGGCTCGGGTTCTCGCTCGCCGACCTGCAGTGGATCGCCACCGCGTTCGCGCTGTCCGCCGCCGGGTTCACCCTCTTCTTCGGCCGCATCGGCGACCTCGTCGGCCGGAAGAAGATCTTCATCGGGAGCCTCGCGCTGCTCGGGATCTCCTCGCTCGCCGGCGGGCTCGCCCAGAGCCCCGAGGCGCTGCTCGCCGCCCGCGTCGCACAGGGACTCGCGACGGCCGCCGCCACTCCGGCGGGACTGTCGCTGCTGACGACGTCGTTCGCCGAGGGGCCGTTGCGGCAGAAGGCGCTGGGCGTCAACGGGGCGTTGATGTCGGCGGGGTTCACCACCGGGGCCGTCCTCGGCGGCGTACTGACCGACCTGCTCTCCTGGCGGTGGGCGTTCTTCATCAACGTGCCCGTCGCGCTCGCCGTCGTACTGATCGCCCCGACCGTCATCAAGGAGTCCCGGCCCGCCGCCCGGCCGAGGCTCGACCTGCCCGGCGCGCTCACCGTCACCCTCGGGCTACTCGGTCTCGTCTACGGGCTCACGCAGGCGGGCGAGTACGGCTGGACGCATCCCCGCGCACTGGTCGGGCTCGGCGCCGGTGCGGTGTTCCTGGTGGCGTTCTTCCTGGTCGAGCGGAAGGTGGCCGAGCCTCTCGTGCCGTTGCGGACGCTCGGGCGGCCCACCGTGGCCTGGGGCAACGCGCTGGGCCTGCTCGCCTTCGTCACCGAGACCTCCCTCGTCTATCTGCTCACCCTGTACCTGCAGAAGACGCTCGGTTTCTCGCCGCTCGCGGCCGGGATCTCCTTCGGGGTCCTGGGCATCGGCACCGTCGTCGGCGGACTGGCCGCGCCGAAGGTGATCGCGCGGACGTCGACGCTGACGGCCCTGGTCGCCGGCGGTGTCGTGCAGACCGTGTTCACCGCCGCGCTCCTCTTCCTCGGTGCGACGACCGGGGGCTCCCTCGCCCTGCTGCTGCCCGCCACCTTCTTCGGCGGCATCGGCAACATGCTCGTCATCGTCGGCTTCATGGTCACCGCGACCAGCGGGCTGCCGGACGCCGAACAGGGCCTGGCCACCGGCCTCGCCTCGATGTCCCAGCAGGTCGGCATCACCCTGGGCACGCCGGTCATGTCCGCCGTCGTCACCGCCTCGACCGCCGGTGTGGCCACCGCGTCCGCCGTCCACCACGGGGTCACCGTGGCCATCGCCGTCAACGCCGCGCTGGTCCTGCTCGGCGTCGCCCTCGCGGCCCTCTTCCTGCGCCCCCGGACGGGCACGTCGTCGGACCGGCTCCGCGCTTGA
- a CDS encoding DUF1269 domain-containing protein, protein MSNLFVVAYNDLATANQVRDKVLSMTREHLVELEDIVVVERRESDGKIKLHQAVNHTATGAAGGALWGGVIGMLFLVPFLGAAVGAAAGAAGGAVTDTGINDNFMKELSQNLRPGAAAVFALVKQAAQDKVVPELAAFGGQLVQTSLNTEEEEALREMAQAAQQKARQQEKVQQDRAQENAQGAGA, encoded by the coding sequence ATGAGCAATCTGTTCGTCGTCGCGTACAACGACCTCGCCACCGCCAACCAGGTCCGCGACAAGGTCCTTTCGATGACCCGGGAGCACCTCGTCGAGCTGGAGGACATCGTCGTGGTCGAGCGGCGGGAGAGCGACGGGAAGATCAAGCTGCATCAGGCCGTGAACCACACCGCGACCGGCGCCGCGGGCGGCGCGCTGTGGGGCGGGGTCATCGGGATGCTGTTCCTGGTGCCGTTCCTCGGCGCGGCCGTGGGGGCCGCCGCCGGTGCCGCCGGTGGTGCCGTGACGGACACCGGGATCAACGACAACTTCATGAAGGAGCTCAGCCAGAACCTGCGGCCGGGCGCCGCCGCCGTGTTCGCGCTGGTGAAGCAGGCCGCGCAGGACAAGGTCGTACCGGAACTCGCCGCTTTCGGCGGCCAGTTGGTGCAGACCTCGCTGAACACCGAGGAAGAGGAGGCCCTGCGCGAGATGGCGCAGGCCGCTCAGCAGAAGGCCCGGCAGCAGGAGAAGGTCCAGCAGGATCGCGCCCAGGAGAACGCTCAGGGCGCCGGGGCCTGA
- a CDS encoding GAF and ANTAR domain-containing protein, translating into MALDEQELALIFARLTGEAARDPLDTQNLLTALVDGGSKLFGARGASVHYLSAAGRAVQTEGTVLDLRGLEEDATAWQEGPGHDARTTGCALIDVDVTTAPTRVRWPRWTARVKALGHGRITALPLPAKGGPTGALVLFDAQGRRLDERALALARLFAEAAAHTLALQREVTESRVLAGQLEHALSSRVVVEQAKGIVSARYDIPLDEAFERLRRYARSHQLKVALVARQITERPSELPFR; encoded by the coding sequence GTGGCGCTGGATGAGCAGGAACTCGCATTGATCTTCGCCCGTTTGACGGGCGAGGCCGCCCGCGACCCGCTCGACACCCAGAACCTGCTGACCGCCCTGGTGGACGGCGGCAGCAAGCTGTTCGGCGCCCGGGGTGCGAGCGTCCACTACCTCTCCGCGGCCGGCCGGGCCGTCCAGACGGAGGGCACGGTCCTCGACCTGCGCGGTCTGGAGGAGGACGCCACCGCATGGCAGGAGGGTCCCGGCCACGACGCGCGTACCACCGGCTGCGCCCTCATAGACGTGGACGTGACCACGGCGCCCACGCGTGTGCGCTGGCCGCGCTGGACCGCGCGCGTCAAGGCGCTGGGCCACGGCCGGATCACCGCGCTGCCGCTGCCCGCGAAAGGCGGGCCGACGGGTGCGCTCGTCCTGTTCGACGCCCAGGGGCGCCGCCTCGACGAGCGGGCCCTGGCTCTGGCCCGCCTCTTCGCCGAAGCCGCCGCGCACACCCTCGCGCTCCAGCGCGAGGTGACCGAAAGCCGGGTCCTGGCGGGCCAGTTGGAGCACGCGCTGTCCAGCCGGGTCGTCGTGGAACAGGCCAAGGGCATCGTCTCGGCCCGCTACGACATCCCGCTGGACGAGGCGTTCGAGCGGTTACGACGGTATGCCCGGTCCCATCAGCTGAAGGTGGCGCTCGTCGCCCGGCAGATCACCGAGCGCCCGAGCGAACTGCCCTTCCGGTGA
- a CDS encoding GAF and ANTAR domain-containing protein produces MDLRGDLPAQAAVAWQRAARARASAERAFRIAERYDSMSGGSADFTFKRLAGVHRTTGSRHQVAAELLEAHARRVGRWVGGPLPLFMTGVAEACGSRSVAVTLVDNDHHQVATASSDQSSSDAQELEYVLGEGPVQDAVEARAPVEASGAALSGRWPGYGPALAALGIGQVVAVPLEAPGECIGALAVFDPPREAASTVLFSRIADALTRSVLLDGDAVAALFSGIDYRAVVHQAAGVVAVQLDCSVDDALEMVKARAFADGRAIGDVAADIVNRQLKLG; encoded by the coding sequence ATGGACCTCAGGGGCGACTTGCCCGCGCAGGCCGCGGTGGCCTGGCAGCGCGCCGCCCGCGCGCGGGCGAGTGCCGAGCGCGCGTTCCGGATCGCGGAGCGCTACGACTCGATGTCGGGGGGAAGCGCCGACTTCACGTTCAAGCGGCTCGCCGGGGTTCACCGCACCACCGGTTCCCGTCATCAGGTCGCCGCGGAACTCCTGGAGGCGCACGCCCGCCGGGTCGGCCGCTGGGTCGGCGGGCCGTTGCCACTGTTCATGACCGGCGTCGCCGAGGCCTGCGGCTCGCGCAGTGTCGCCGTGACCCTCGTCGACAACGACCACCATCAGGTGGCGACCGCGTCCTCCGACCAGTCCTCCAGCGACGCACAGGAGTTGGAGTACGTCCTGGGGGAGGGGCCGGTGCAGGACGCGGTCGAGGCCCGTGCGCCGGTCGAGGCGTCCGGTGCCGCGCTCAGCGGTCGCTGGCCCGGGTACGGCCCGGCCCTCGCCGCGCTCGGCATCGGCCAGGTGGTGGCGGTGCCGCTGGAGGCGCCCGGTGAGTGCATCGGCGCTCTCGCGGTCTTCGACCCGCCCCGGGAGGCCGCGTCCACGGTGCTTTTCAGCCGGATAGCCGACGCGCTGACGCGCAGCGTGCTGCTCGACGGGGACGCCGTCGCCGCCCTGTTCAGCGGCATCGACTACCGGGCCGTGGTGCACCAGGCGGCTGGAGTGGTCGCCGTGCAGCTCGACTGTTCCGTCGACGATGCACTGGAAATGGTCAAAGCGCGGGCGTTCGCCGATGGACGCGCCATCGGCGATGTGGCGGCCGATATCGTCAACCGGCAACTCAAACTCGGCTGA
- a CDS encoding CheR family methyltransferase encodes MSEAPRDAETDEGLEELLGFLRDARGFDFTGYKRSSLGRRIRKRMSDVGIDNYADYRDQLETNADEFGALFNTILINVTSIFRDTDAWTYLQHEVVPEILSSLGPEDEIRVWSAGCSSGEEAYSLAIMFAETLGLDEALQRVKIYGTDIDDEALRDARSGLYPARTLEPLTSELREKYFEQNGSQFSFRSDLRRRVIFGRHDITRDAPISRLDLLVCRNTLMYFNVEAQTQIVDRFHFALRENAFLFLGKAEMLLNDADRFDVISMRQRMFRRRPGGSSTPYQPAPLKLRPGGIGELQSVARSRQLRDLILDAAPGAGLAVDSEGLVVLINNHARAQFGLTANDIGRPFQDLEISYRPVELRSLIDQATHERRSLRVNGAERRVGEDVQFFDILVQPLVGSGGLPAATNITFTDVTVATQLKAEVKRVREDLETAYEELQSTNEELETTNEELQSSIEELETTNEELQSTNEELETTNEELQSGNEELETMNEEMRIRSEELDEARSFLEGVLTSIAAAVVVLDKDLNVKSWNRGAADLWGLRQDEVLDEPFFGLDFGLPTQSLRAVVEDCVRTGKRGTPVDISAVNRLGRSMSCSVQCSPFGGHRGGVVLLMEEGRSPGADDPGGVG; translated from the coding sequence ATGAGCGAGGCGCCGCGCGACGCGGAGACGGACGAGGGGCTCGAGGAGCTGCTCGGCTTCCTGCGGGACGCCCGTGGTTTTGATTTCACCGGATACAAGCGCTCGTCGCTGGGACGCCGGATCCGCAAGCGCATGTCCGACGTCGGCATCGACAACTACGCGGACTACCGCGACCAGTTGGAGACCAACGCCGACGAGTTCGGCGCGCTGTTCAACACGATCCTCATCAACGTCACCTCGATCTTCCGGGACACCGACGCCTGGACCTACCTCCAGCACGAGGTGGTCCCCGAGATCCTCTCCTCGCTCGGCCCCGAGGACGAGATCCGGGTCTGGAGCGCGGGCTGCTCCAGCGGCGAGGAGGCGTACTCGCTGGCGATCATGTTCGCGGAGACCCTCGGCCTCGACGAGGCCCTTCAGCGGGTGAAGATCTACGGCACCGACATCGACGACGAGGCGCTGCGCGACGCCCGGTCCGGCCTCTACCCGGCCAGGACCCTGGAGCCGCTCACCTCCGAACTGCGCGAGAAGTACTTCGAGCAGAACGGCTCGCAGTTCAGCTTCCGCTCCGACCTGCGCCGCCGGGTCATCTTCGGCCGCCACGACATCACCCGCGACGCCCCCATCTCCCGGCTCGACCTGCTGGTGTGTCGCAACACGCTGATGTACTTCAACGTGGAGGCGCAGACCCAGATCGTCGACCGGTTCCACTTCGCGCTGCGCGAGAACGCCTTCCTGTTCCTCGGGAAGGCGGAGATGCTGCTCAACGACGCCGACCGGTTCGACGTCATCAGCATGCGCCAGCGCATGTTCCGCCGCCGCCCCGGCGGCTCCAGCACGCCCTACCAGCCCGCCCCGCTGAAGCTGCGCCCCGGCGGCATCGGCGAACTGCAGAGCGTGGCGCGCAGCCGGCAGCTGCGCGACCTCATCCTCGACGCCGCGCCCGGCGCCGGCCTCGCCGTGGACTCCGAGGGACTGGTCGTCCTCATCAACAATCACGCCCGGGCCCAGTTCGGCCTGACCGCCAACGACATCGGCCGTCCCTTCCAGGACCTGGAGATCTCGTACCGCCCGGTCGAACTGCGCTCCCTGATCGACCAGGCCACGCACGAGCGCCGCAGCCTGCGGGTCAACGGGGCGGAGCGCAGGGTCGGCGAGGACGTCCAGTTCTTCGACATCCTGGTCCAGCCGCTCGTCGGCAGCGGCGGACTGCCCGCCGCCACCAACATCACGTTCACCGACGTCACCGTCGCCACCCAGCTCAAGGCCGAGGTCAAGCGCGTACGCGAGGACCTGGAGACGGCGTACGAGGAACTCCAGTCCACGAACGAGGAACTGGAGACGACGAACGAGGAACTCCAGTCCTCCATCGAGGAGCTGGAGACGACGAACGAGGAACTCCAGTCGACCAACGAGGAGCTGGAGACGACGAACGAGGAACTCCAGTCCGGGAACGAGGAACTGGAGACCATGAACGAGGAGATGCGGATCCGCAGTGAGGAGCTGGACGAGGCCCGCTCCTTCCTGGAGGGCGTCCTCACCTCCATCGCGGCCGCCGTCGTCGTCCTCGACAAGGACCTCAACGTCAAGAGCTGGAACCGGGGCGCCGCCGACCTGTGGGGCCTGCGCCAGGACGAAGTGCTCGACGAGCCCTTCTTCGGGCTGGACTTCGGGCTGCCCACGCAGTCGTTGCGCGCCGTGGTGGAGGACTGCGTCAGGACCGGCAAGCGCGGCACTCCCGTGGACATCAGCGCGGTCAACCGCCTCGGCCGCAGCATGAGTTGCAGCGTGCAGTGCAGTCCCTTCGGCGGCCACCGCGGAGGCGTGGTCCTTCTGATGGAAGAAGGGCGTAGCCCGGGTGCGGACGATCCTGGGGGCGTAGGCTGA
- a CDS encoding chemotaxis protein CheB, whose amino-acid sequence MPQSEPPASDSFQVVAVAASAGGIHALTVLLGGLDADFPLPVLVVQHLDPRHRTVLAGILDRRTGLDVKLAEQGDTARPGTVYLAPPDRHLLVGADGSLSLSQSELVHFLRPSADLLFESVAGSYGARAVAVVLSGTGNDGAMGVDAVKSRGGTVIAQDPGTAEFGGMPEAAMGTGTVDFVLPLEEIPAVIRGLVDR is encoded by the coding sequence ATGCCGCAGTCCGAGCCTCCTGCTTCCGACAGCTTCCAGGTCGTCGCCGTCGCGGCGTCGGCCGGCGGCATCCACGCCCTGACCGTGCTGCTCGGCGGTCTGGACGCGGACTTCCCGCTCCCCGTCCTCGTCGTCCAGCACCTGGATCCCCGGCACCGCACGGTCCTCGCCGGGATCCTGGACCGCCGCACGGGCCTGGACGTCAAACTCGCCGAGCAGGGCGACACGGCCCGCCCGGGCACCGTCTACCTCGCACCGCCCGACCGGCACCTCCTGGTCGGCGCCGACGGATCCCTCTCGCTCTCCCAGAGCGAACTCGTCCACTTCCTGCGCCCCTCCGCCGACCTTCTGTTCGAGTCCGTCGCCGGGTCCTACGGCGCCCGCGCCGTGGCCGTCGTCCTCTCCGGCACCGGGAACGACGGCGCGATGGGCGTGGACGCCGTGAAGTCACGTGGCGGTACCGTGATCGCCCAGGATCCGGGGACAGCGGAATTCGGAGGCATGCCGGAGGCGGCGATGGGCACCGGGACGGTCGACTTCGTGCTACCTCTGGAGGAGATTCCCGCGGTGATCCGGGGACTGGTCGACAGGTGA
- a CDS encoding DUF2252 domain-containing protein yields MSSPDERAAHGRRARKRAPRSSHGPWIPSADRVDPVVVLERQGADRLAELLPIRYGRMAASPFAFLRGAAAVMAGDLATGAHTDLTVQLCGDAHLLNFGLFASPERALLFDLNDFDETCPGPFEWDVKRLAASVAVAARDNGHSDKQAHQAARAGTTAYRTTMRRLAALGELAVWYERIDAHDLLPLVRSARHRARAEHTLAQATRRTSLHALAKLTETTPDGRRRIVHDPPLLEPAGVSDAAAIRKMFGDYRSTLAEERRRLLDRYRFVDAARKVVGVGSVGTRCFIVLLAGRDTDDPLFLQIKEATRSVVEEYVPQAGAPLHPGHRVVSGQRLMQAAGDIFLGWMTGPQGRAFYWRQLRDMKGSADVAGMPPDELLAYARLCGTALARAHARSGDRIAIAAYLGGADTFDRAVASFALRYADQTARDHTALRRAVADGVLTANPGL; encoded by the coding sequence ATGAGCAGCCCCGACGAACGCGCCGCCCACGGAAGACGGGCCCGCAAGCGCGCCCCCCGCTCCTCGCACGGACCCTGGATCCCGTCCGCCGACCGCGTCGACCCCGTCGTGGTCCTGGAACGGCAGGGCGCCGACCGCCTCGCCGAGCTGCTGCCCATCCGGTACGGGCGGATGGCGGCGAGCCCGTTCGCGTTCCTGCGGGGCGCCGCCGCCGTGATGGCCGGCGACCTCGCGACCGGCGCGCACACCGACCTCACCGTCCAGCTCTGCGGCGACGCGCACCTGCTGAACTTCGGCCTGTTCGCCTCGCCCGAACGCGCCCTGCTCTTCGACCTGAACGACTTCGACGAGACCTGCCCCGGCCCCTTCGAGTGGGACGTGAAACGGCTCGCCGCCTCCGTCGCCGTCGCCGCCCGCGACAACGGCCACAGCGACAAGCAGGCCCACCAGGCCGCGCGGGCGGGCACGACCGCGTACCGCACCACCATGCGGCGCCTGGCCGCCCTCGGTGAACTCGCCGTCTGGTACGAGCGAATAGACGCCCACGACCTGCTGCCCCTGGTCCGCTCCGCCCGCCACCGCGCCCGCGCCGAGCACACCCTCGCCCAGGCCACCCGGCGCACCAGCCTGCACGCGCTGGCCAAACTCACGGAGACCACCCCGGACGGCCGCCGCCGCATCGTCCACGACCCGCCGCTGCTCGAACCGGCGGGCGTCTCCGACGCCGCCGCGATCCGCAAGATGTTCGGCGACTACCGCTCCACGCTCGCCGAGGAGCGCCGCCGCCTCCTCGACCGCTACCGCTTCGTGGACGCCGCCCGCAAAGTGGTCGGCGTCGGCAGCGTCGGCACCCGCTGCTTCATCGTGCTGCTCGCCGGACGCGACACCGACGACCCGCTCTTCCTCCAGATCAAGGAGGCGACGCGCTCGGTCGTCGAGGAGTACGTGCCCCAGGCCGGCGCCCCCCTCCACCCCGGCCACCGCGTCGTCTCCGGGCAGCGCCTCATGCAGGCCGCGGGCGACATCTTCCTCGGCTGGATGACGGGTCCGCAGGGCCGCGCCTTCTACTGGCGGCAACTGCGCGACATGAAGGGCTCGGCGGACGTCGCCGGCATGCCCCCGGACGAACTCCTCGCCTACGCCCGGCTGTGCGGCACCGCCCTTGCCCGGGCCCACGCCCGCTCCGGCGACCGCATCGCCATCGCGGCCTACCTGGGCGGCGCGGACACCTTCGACCGCGCCGTCGCCTCCTTCGCCCTGCGCTACGCGGATCAGACCGCCCGCGACCACACCGCCCTGCGCCGCGCCGTCGCCGACGGTGTGCTGACCGCGAACCCGGGCCTGTGA
- a CDS encoding winged helix DNA-binding domain-containing protein, with product MSPTTAAPVRHIGDEERRLRLARAHRLSPAARAAAPLEVARSLVALHGTDPATVYLAVGARLADATGTVAGVEAALYEDRSLVRMHGMRHTVFVFPSELAATVHASTGLAVAAKARAGLLKDMVSGSDGRLTPEWLAEVEASALAALERRGQATVAELTAEEPRLKESFTYGRGRSYEAPHTVSSRLMRVLGVEGRVVRGRPLGSWTSTRFRWAVAPPHPELPVAEAQSELLRRWLAVCGPATEADLKWWTGWKVTDVRRALAAVGAVVVSLDGGGAGYVLADRVAAPAGDAEPWAALLPGLDPTAMGWQERDWYCPPAVRSALFDRSGNIGPTVWWNGRIVGGWGQRDGGEVVWRLLDESGGGAAARAVAAEASRLTAWLGGVRVTPRFRTPLERELSG from the coding sequence ATGAGTCCTACGACGGCTGCGCCGGTCCGGCACATCGGCGACGAGGAGCGGCGGCTCCGGCTGGCCCGCGCGCACCGGCTCTCCCCCGCGGCCCGGGCGGCGGCGCCGCTGGAGGTGGCGCGGTCCCTGGTGGCGCTGCACGGCACGGACCCGGCGACGGTGTACCTGGCGGTCGGCGCGCGGCTCGCCGACGCGACGGGGACGGTCGCCGGGGTCGAGGCGGCGCTGTACGAGGACCGGTCGCTGGTGCGGATGCACGGGATGCGGCACACCGTGTTCGTGTTCCCGTCGGAGCTGGCCGCGACGGTGCACGCCTCGACGGGGCTCGCGGTCGCGGCGAAGGCGCGGGCCGGGCTGCTCAAGGACATGGTGAGCGGCAGCGACGGGCGGCTCACTCCCGAGTGGCTCGCGGAGGTGGAGGCGTCGGCGCTGGCCGCGCTGGAGCGGCGCGGGCAGGCCACGGTCGCCGAACTGACCGCCGAAGAACCGCGGTTGAAGGAGTCCTTCACCTACGGCAGGGGCCGGAGCTACGAGGCGCCGCACACCGTCTCGTCGCGGCTGATGAGGGTGCTGGGGGTCGAGGGGCGGGTGGTGCGGGGGCGGCCGCTCGGCTCCTGGACCTCGACGCGGTTCCGCTGGGCGGTCGCGCCGCCGCACCCCGAACTCCCGGTGGCCGAGGCCCAGTCGGAGCTGCTGCGGCGCTGGCTCGCGGTGTGCGGGCCCGCCACGGAGGCGGATCTGAAGTGGTGGACGGGGTGGAAGGTGACGGATGTGCGCAGGGCGCTGGCCGCGGTGGGGGCGGTGGTGGTGTCGCTGGACGGCGGCGGCGCCGGGTACGTCCTCGCGGACCGGGTGGCCGCTCCGGCCGGTGACGCGGAGCCCTGGGCGGCGCTGCTGCCCGGGCTCGATCCGACGGCCATGGGGTGGCAGGAGCGGGACTGGTACTGCCCGCCCGCCGTGCGCTCCGCGCTCTTCGACCGCAGCGGGAACATCGGGCCGACCGTGTGGTGGAACGGGCGGATCGTGGGCGGGTGGGGGCAGCGGGACGGGGGTGAGGTGGTGTGGCGGTTGCTGGACGAGTCGGGTGGGGGCGCTGCCGCGCGGGCGGTCGCGGCGGAGGCCTCACGGCTCACTGCGTGGCTGGGCGGGGTGCGGGTGACTCCGCGTTTCCGGACGCCTCTGGAGCGGGAGCTTTCGGGGTGA